In the Bdellovibrionota bacterium genome, one interval contains:
- the pssA gene encoding CDP-diacylglycerol--serine O-phosphatidyltransferase: MRFRRKRFQRPHLPIRERLGLTIYVLPNLLTATNMFFGFFSVIHSIKQEFTIASYAIVAAAVFDLLDGRVARMTRATSKFGAEFDSLCDLISFGMAPAILMFLWALQPFGRVGWLASFLFVACGALRLARFNTQIGSVESKDFQGLPIPMSAGIVASSVLAFNELGLEGYRHWGLLTITFLLSFVMVSTFRYRSFKDLDFRERMPFHYLVLGVMILIIVAWKPEIMLFVVFLTYAALGAVFGVFKFGKAQTVKRRQINESPHDLDYYE, encoded by the coding sequence ATGAGATTTAGAAGAAAAAGATTCCAGCGTCCTCACCTCCCTATTCGCGAAAGATTAGGCTTAACGATTTACGTTCTGCCAAATCTATTAACTGCGACAAACATGTTCTTCGGTTTTTTCTCTGTTATTCATTCTATCAAACAAGAATTCACCATCGCCTCTTATGCTATCGTCGCCGCCGCTGTTTTTGATTTGCTTGACGGTCGGGTAGCAAGAATGACAAGAGCTACTAGTAAGTTTGGAGCAGAGTTTGATTCTCTCTGTGATTTGATCAGTTTCGGAATGGCGCCCGCAATTCTTATGTTCTTATGGGCCCTTCAACCCTTCGGCAGAGTGGGTTGGCTTGCAAGTTTCCTTTTTGTGGCATGCGGGGCTTTAAGACTCGCAAGATTCAATACTCAAATTGGAAGCGTAGAGAGCAAAGACTTTCAAGGTTTACCAATCCCTATGTCTGCCGGTATTGTTGCGAGCTCGGTACTTGCCTTTAATGAATTGGGTCTCGAGGGCTATCGTCATTGGGGACTTCTCACGATCACGTTCCTTCTTTCCTTCGTTATGGTTTCTACTTTTAGATATAGAAGCTTTAAAGATTTGGATTTCAGAGAGAGAATGCCTTTTCATTATTTAGTTTTAGGCGTAATGATTTTAATCATTGTAGCTTGGAAACCAGAAATCATGCTCTTTGTTGTATTCTTAACTTACGCAGCACTAGGTGCTGTCTTTGGCGTTTTCAAATTCGGGAAAGCACAAACAGTAAAGCGCAGACAGATCAACGAATCTCCTCACGATCTCGATTATTACGAATAG
- a CDS encoding CFI-box-CTERM domain-containing protein, which yields MKILFIIFIGLLVHLSGLSLQAAVTVSAVNNASNEVDLDPDENESSTNIDIMAGVSGVGACNSDLTVINSCERLGTRGACNLRTVCSTTRLEIRMKSDNTNGKVVMVDPDNQAVSFTTISNYVAGQDYTVSIPWSTFCIKLVGDAACGFNLIYPNTVMGTNKVFKLGVDSTGDEVPDDFINIKIGIYGMPQISGLSLSNNVTINTGVAEYSLYPGDEKAYLSELSTVADFSAPGAAPIAGLRGFFAPTNCGIVSGTPDVVNNDSDSYIIDLDDNKEVVDGRIDQGLTNGETYVVMFGFQDEAGNIGVFKDLAGANCVVDQHSVEPREVYGLLEDNQNCFISTAAYGSPLNAKVKTFKKFRDEVLNKFSLGQKFVKFYYKNSPPIAAVIKESEFLKTATRTLLWPVWAVSTAVLYMGLMPFMFVVTMVLLSFVFLREKKIKKNSSKQNLLIFFLVFARCRHDGCCCRLFPDGERVSGQHCQRRRPQPCVVVLAC from the coding sequence ATGAAAATACTCTTTATTATTTTTATTGGTTTACTAGTTCATTTATCAGGTTTGAGTCTTCAAGCGGCGGTAACAGTTTCTGCTGTCAACAATGCTTCCAATGAAGTGGATTTAGATCCTGATGAGAATGAAAGTAGTACCAACATTGATATTATGGCCGGGGTTTCGGGTGTTGGTGCTTGCAATAGCGATCTTACAGTAATTAACAGTTGCGAACGCTTAGGAACGCGTGGAGCCTGCAATCTTAGAACTGTTTGCTCAACGACTCGCCTTGAAATTCGAATGAAATCGGATAATACCAATGGAAAAGTTGTCATGGTCGACCCGGACAACCAAGCTGTTTCATTTACTACCATTAGCAATTATGTCGCAGGCCAAGACTATACGGTTTCAATTCCGTGGAGTACTTTTTGTATAAAACTTGTTGGTGATGCCGCTTGTGGATTCAACTTGATCTATCCCAATACAGTAATGGGAACAAATAAAGTTTTTAAACTGGGCGTAGACAGCACTGGTGATGAAGTTCCAGATGATTTTATTAATATCAAAATTGGCATATACGGAATGCCTCAAATTTCTGGGTTATCACTTTCAAATAACGTCACGATTAACACCGGTGTAGCAGAATATTCTCTTTATCCGGGTGATGAAAAAGCTTACCTCTCTGAGCTTTCTACGGTTGCAGATTTCTCAGCTCCAGGAGCTGCTCCTATCGCGGGCTTAAGAGGATTTTTTGCTCCAACAAACTGCGGAATTGTGAGCGGAACACCAGATGTCGTGAATAACGATAGCGACAGCTACATTATCGACTTGGACGACAACAAAGAAGTTGTCGATGGAAGAATTGATCAAGGCCTAACAAACGGAGAGACATACGTTGTTATGTTCGGCTTTCAAGATGAAGCTGGAAACATCGGTGTATTCAAAGATCTCGCTGGTGCTAATTGTGTAGTAGATCAACACTCCGTAGAACCAAGAGAAGTTTACGGACTTCTCGAAGACAACCAAAACTGCTTTATTTCTACGGCAGCCTATGGCTCACCACTCAACGCAAAAGTAAAAACTTTCAAAAAATTCAGAGATGAAGTTTTAAATAAATTCTCACTAGGGCAAAAATTTGTAAAATTCTATTACAAAAACTCTCCTCCAATCGCCGCCGTCATCAAAGAAAGTGAGTTTTTAAAAACTGCAACCAGAACTCTCCTCTGGCCCGTATGGGCCGTTTCAACAGCGGTGCTTTACATGGGATTGATGCCCTTTATGTTTGTGGTCACTATGGTATTGCTCAGTTTTGTTTTCTTAAGAGAAAAGAAAATAAAAAAAAACTCTTCTAAACAAAATCTTTTAATTTTCTTCTTGGTTTTTGCGCGATGTCGGCATGATGGCTGTTGTTGCAGGTTATTTCCAGATGGTGAACGTGTTTCTGGCCAGCATTGTCAGCGGCGCCGTCCTCAACCGTGTGTGGTCGTTTTAGCCTGT